Within the Arthrobacter caoxuetaonis genome, the region GTCGTCGTCGAACTGGCTGTACGCCACCGAGGAACGGCGCCGCTGGCACGCGGGCGCCTGGTCCCAGCGGGTCCTGCATTCAGCTTTCGCCGACCAGGCCCTGGACCTTGGGCTGTCACGGGAAGACCTGCAGCGGATCGCTGACGGGTGGCTGCGCTGGGGGGAGGCGCAGGACGGCTGGTTCCTGATGCCCAGCGGGGAGCTGCTGGCCCGGGCCTGAGCACTCCGTCGGTACGCTTAAGCGATGTACCGCATCATTACGGTCTGCACCGGCAACATCTGCCGCTCCCCCATGGCCCAGTTCTGCCTCACCCGCGCGGTCCGCGACGCCGGACTTGAAGAGGGCGTGGCCGTAGATTCGGCCGGCGTCACCGGGTGGGAGGCCGGGCACCCCATGGACCCCCGCGCTGCGGCCGAACTGCAGAAGAACGGCTTCGGCGAACCTGCCCTGGACAGCTTCCGGGCGAGGGCCTTTGAACCCGAGTGGTACCGGGACCGCAACCTCATCCTCGCCCTGGACTATGGCCACTTCACCCATCTGGAGGCCGGGGCACCTGCCCGGGAGCGCGGCAAAATCCGGATGCTGCGCAGTTTCGATCCTGCAGCCGCCGGCCTGCCGCCCCAACAGCAGGGCATCGAGGATCCCTGGTACGGCGATATGTCCGACTTTGACTCCTCCTACGCGCTGATTATGGCCGCCGTTCCCGGCGTCGTGGAATTCGTTCGCAGCGCGCTGGCGGACGGTCCCTGATGCCTCCAGCGTCCGCGCGCCCGCTGCTGATCGGCATCGACGGATTCTCCGGCGCGGGCAAAACCAGCCTGGCACTGGAACTGGCCGCGCAGCTGCGCGCCCACCGCAGTGTTGCCCTGTTCCATTTGGAGGATGTCTATCCCGGATGGGATGGGCTTGCCGCGGGCATGGACTACTACCGCGGCACCGTCCTGGAGCCGCTGGCCGCAGGAGAGGAAGCGCACTGGCAGGCCTGGGACTGGCAGGCAGGACGCTACGGACCCCGGCGCACCACGGTGCCGGCAGAGATCGTGATCTTCGAGGGGGTCGGCGCCGCCCACCGCGCCGCGCGGCAGCTGCTGGACGCGGTGGTGTGGGTCGACGCTCCCGAAGCCGAACGAAGGGAACGGGCCCTGGCCCGCGACGGCGACACCTACGCTCCGCACTGGAACCGCTGGGCTGCCCAGGAAGCCAGGTGGGCGGCTGCCGATCCGGCCCAGGCCGGCGCCGACCTTCAGGTGGCGACCGGGGATTCCACCGGGCGCGCTCCCCTGCACGCCTATGTGCTGCGAGCCCTGGGCTCCCTGCCGCTGCCCGCACCTGGACTTGGCCTGCCGCAGTCCGCGCTGCAGGTGGACGCTGAAATCCTGGACGCTGATCCAGACCCGCTGCAGCTCTACTCGGAGCTCTTTGACTCCTCCGGGAACGCTGTCTGGCTCGACAGTTCAGACGCCGGAACCGCGGGCGCGGGCGGCAGCCCCGCGGAACGCAGCCGCTTCAGCATCATGGCCGACGACGGCGGCCTCCTGGGACGCTATGCCGAGCATGCGGCCGGTACCACGAGGGTCAGCCACGGCCCGGTGCAGGTTGCCGTACGGGAGCCGTTCTTCCGGTGGCTGCACAGTGAGTGGGGAACCGCTTCGGTACCGCAGGAACTGGACTGCCCGTTCGCGCTGGGCTGGGTGGGGTGCCTCGGGTACGGACTCAAGCGGGAAACCGGGGGCGCCGATGTCCCTTTCGATGTCCCTTTCGACGGCCCCGACGCTGCCCTGGTCTTTGCCGGCCGCGCCGTGGTCCTGGACCACGTACTCAAACGTGTCTTCCTGCTCACCCTGAAGGATCCGTGGTTTGACGGACAGGCGGGCAGCGCAGCCCCTTCCAGCAGTGCAGCCCCTTCCAGCAGCGCAGCCCTTTCCAGCAGCGCGGTCGATTCCAGCAGCGCAGCCCGCTCCGGCGAAGCCTGGCTGGAATCGGCCCGGCGTGCGGTGGCCGCGTCCTCTGTCCGGGCTGCGGCATCCGCTGTGGCCGGGGCACCCGCTGTGGCCGGGGCACCCGGCGGCCCGGCTTCCCCGCAGGGCTGGCGTCCGGCCGGCAGCGGGCCGGCCTTCTCGTTCCGCGACAGCCGGGCGGATTACCAGGCCAAGGTACGTCTGGCCCAGGAACACATCGCGGAGGGGAACACCTACGAAGCGTGCCTCACCACGCAGCTGCGGGCAGAGCTTCCGGAAGAGCTGGAGCCGCAGGAACTCCTGGACCTGTACGCGGCGCTGCGGCGGCGGAGTCCGGCACCGTTCGCGTCCTTCCTCCGGCTGGGGAATCTTGTCTTGGCCGGTACGTCTCCCGAACGGTTCCTGCGCATCAGCGCAGCGGGGAACCTGCGCGCCGAGCCAATCAAGGGCACCCGGCCCCGCGGCGGGACACCCGCCGCCGACGCCGAGCTGCGCCAGGACCTGCTGCGGAGCGACAAGGACCGCGCGGAAAACATCATGATCGTGGACCTCATGCGCAATGACCTCTCCCGGCTGGCAGAACCGGGGTCGGTGACAGTCCCGCGGCTGTGCGTGGTGGAAAGCTACGCCACCGTCCACCAGCTGGTCAGCACCATCGACGCCCGGCTGGCGTCCGGAGCGAGCCGGGCCGAAGCCATTGCCGCGGCTTTCCCGGCCGGCTCCATGACCGGCGCTCCCAAATCCAGCACCATGACCATCCTGGACCGGCTCGAAGGAGCAGCGCGCGGGATGTATTCGGGCGCCGCCGGCTATTTCTCTCTGACGGGCGCGGCTGACCTCTCCGTCGTAATCCGGACACTGGTCCTTTCCCCCAAACCCGGCGGCGTTACGGTGCTTAGCCTCGGCGTCGGCGGGGCCGTCACTTCCGGTTCCGATCCGGAGGCAGAGTGGCAGGAAGTACGCACCAAGGCACGCGGCGTGCTGGGCAGCCTCGGCTCCGCAGTCCCGGAGGACTAGCGCGTTACTGCAGCGTCGCCGTCAGCCTGGCCACGTTGTCGACGTAGCGCTGCCAGACCGGACGGTTCTTCCACTCCTCAAGGATCAGTTCCTTGGACAGGGACCGGTACGTGTCTTCGATCCTCCGCATCTTTTCCACGATGTCCCCGCCAAACATCATCATGGAAACTTCCAGGTTCAGCGAGAAGGAGCGCATGTCCATGTTGGAGGACCCCAGGACCGCGACGTCGCTGTCCACGGTGAAGTGCTTGGCGTGCAGGACCAGCGGAGCAGGGTACTGCCAGATCCGGATACCGGCTTCCAGCAGTCCTTCGTAGTAGGAGCGCTGGGCATGGTCCACCAGGAACTGGTCGCCGCGCTCGGAGACGAACAGCTCCACCTGGACACCGCGCTGCGCCGCCGTCGTAATGGCATAGAGAAGGGAATCATCCGGCACGAAGTACGGGCTGGTAATCGAGATCCGCTCCGACGCCGAATACAGCAGCGACGTGAAAAGGCGGAGGTTGTTCTCCGTGGTGAATCCGGGTCCGGACGGGACCACCTGGCAGGTGATGTCGCCGGGCTTTGAGGTCCACTCGTACAGGCTCAGTTCCTGTTCGAGGTTCTCATCCGTTTCCATGTTCCAGTCAGTGGCAAACACAACGTTGATTTCATCCACCACCGGGCCTTCGAGCCGACTCATGAGTTCCACCCATTTGCGCCCGATCCTGTGGTTTCCCGGCTTGCGGTAGCCCGGCTCCACCAGGTTCTGCGAGCCGGTGAAGCCGATCACGCCGTCCACCACCAGGATCTTGCGGTGGTTGCGGAGGTCAGGGCGCCGCCAATGGCCGCGCAGCGGCTGGATGGGCAGCATTCGGCGCCACCGGATCTGGCTGTCTTCGAGCTCTTTGAGCAGCTTGCGGTAACCCTTCACCCGCAGCGTTCCAATATGGTCGAACAACAGGCGGACTTTGACCCCGCGCGCGGCTGCGTCCTTGAGCGCGGCGAAGAACTCGTGGGTAACGGCGTCGTAGCTCATGATGTAGAACTCGACGTGGACGTAGCGGGAGGCACCCCGGACCGCCTCGGTCATTTGGCGGATCGACTCTTCATAGTCGCGCTGGAGTTCCACGTTGTTGCCGTCCAGGCTGGGGAACGATCCCAGCCTGCGGTTGAGTTCGACGGCGGAGAGCACCCACTCCGGCCCGGAATAGGAGCTGGTCTCCGCGTTGAGTTCGCCGGTGTTCTCACGCACCGCCTTGCTGATTTCCGTCTGCCGCTGCACCCGCTGCTCGGAGAGCCTGTGGTTGCCGAAGAGGGAGAACAGGATGATGCCTGGCACCGGGAGGAAGAAGATGCAGAGCAGCCAGGCCATGGCCGTCGTGGGCCTCCGGTTGCCCGGAACAACGCCGAGCGCAACAATCCGGATGCCGAAGTCCAGCAAGGTGAGCGCAGTGGCCAGCCAGGCTGGAGCACTAACTGTCCACCACACGTTGTCTTCCCTCCAGCCAACCCGAATGTCTTCAGCCTAGTCGGAAGGGTGCCGTGGAACGTGTTCCCGCGCGCACTAGGCTTGGCACATGACTGTTTTGGTGTTCCTGGACCCTGCGTTCCCCTCCGGCCGTGTTGCCGATGCTTCCGTTCCCCAGCTCCTGGCAACCGATCTCGGGGCGACCCGCGGAGACGGCGTCTTCGAGTCGATGCTGGCGGTGGACGGCAAGCCGCGGAAAGTGTCCATGCACCTGGACCGGATGGCCGCCTCTGCTGCGGCACTGGAACTGGCGTTCCCCGCCCCGGGGCAGTGGGAACCCGCAATCTCCACGGCCCTTGCCGAGTTCGGCCGAGTTCACGGGGAACCGCAGGCCGTGGTGAAGCTGATCCTGACCCGCGGCCCCGAAGGCGCGGACCAGCCAACCGCCTGGGTCCAGGCCTCCCCCGTCCCTGCCTCCGCCGCCCGGCAGCGGGAAGCCGGGCTCGACGTGCTCCTGCTGGACCGCGGCTATGACAGCACTGTTGCCGAGCACGCACCGTGGCTGCTGCTGGGTTCCAAGACGCTGTCCTATGCCGTCAACATGGCCGCCATCCGCTACGCCCGCGAACACGGTGCCGATGATGTGATCTTCACGTCCTCGGACGGAAAAGTCCTCGAAGGTCCCACCTCCACAGTTGTCCTGGCCACGGTCCAGAACGGCACGAAGACGCTGCTGACGCCGGAGCTGGAGAGCGGGATCCTGCCCGGCACCACGCAGGGCGCCCTCTTTCAAGCGGCTGAAAACGCCGGCTGGCAGCTGGGCTACGGTCCGCTGGAGCCCACGCACCTCCACCAGGCCGACGGCGTGTGGCTGGTCTCCAGCATCCGCCTCCTGGCGCCGGTGAAATCAATCAACGCCGAACCCATCGCGGTCAGCCCCGCGCTCACAGCCGAACTCGCTGCCCTGGTTGAAACCGTTCTTTAGCCGTCCTAGCTGAGGATGAAGTTGAACGTCCCGGCTCCCGCCGCGGCGGCCACGGCCGCTGCTGCGAGTCCGACGCCGTAGGCCAGCACCCAGGCATCGATGCGGCTGAATGTGGACGTCCGTGCCCAGGTCCGTGTTCCGCTGCCGAACCCGCGGGCTTCCATCGCCACGGCCAAGCGGGTTGCCCGGCGGATGGCCTGGACCAGCAGCGCCAGGCCCTGGCCCAGGAAGTTCCGGAACCGTCCCAGCGGGGAGCTGGCGGCGTCGGCTCCCCTGGCGTGCCTGGCCAGTCCCAGCGTGCGCCATTCCTGGACGAGCAGGCCCACCAGCCGCATCGCGGCCAGCGCACCCAGGACGAACCGGGACGGCAGGCGCAGCCGCTGGGCCAGCGCATCAGCCAGGTCCGTCGGATCGGTAGAGACCAGCAGGAAGATACCGGGCAGGGCGATGGCCAGTCCACGCAGGCCGATGGCGATTCCGGCTGTCACCGAGTCTGTTGTGAAAAGCAGCGGGC harbors:
- the cls gene encoding cardiolipin synthase, coding for MWWTVSAPAWLATALTLLDFGIRIVALGVVPGNRRPTTAMAWLLCIFFLPVPGIILFSLFGNHRLSEQRVQRQTEISKAVRENTGELNAETSSYSGPEWVLSAVELNRRLGSFPSLDGNNVELQRDYEESIRQMTEAVRGASRYVHVEFYIMSYDAVTHEFFAALKDAAARGVKVRLLFDHIGTLRVKGYRKLLKELEDSQIRWRRMLPIQPLRGHWRRPDLRNHRKILVVDGVIGFTGSQNLVEPGYRKPGNHRIGRKWVELMSRLEGPVVDEINVVFATDWNMETDENLEQELSLYEWTSKPGDITCQVVPSGPGFTTENNLRLFTSLLYSASERISITSPYFVPDDSLLYAITTAAQRGVQVELFVSERGDQFLVDHAQRSYYEGLLEAGIRIWQYPAPLVLHAKHFTVDSDVAVLGSSNMDMRSFSLNLEVSMMMFGGDIVEKMRRIEDTYRSLSKELILEEWKNRPVWQRYVDNVARLTATLQ
- a CDS encoding energy-coupling factor transporter transmembrane component T family protein yields the protein MSATVLRPHEQARPGGRASRLAAANPLSTLGAAVAVTAAVLLTVDWVSATVVLAGELALLPLLRISPWTLVKRIWPLLIAAAIGAWGTALLAEKTGEVLLDAGPLLFTTDSVTAGIAIGLRGLAIALPGIFLLVSTDPTDLADALAQRLRLPSRFVLGALAAMRLVGLLVQEWRTLGLARHARGADAASSPLGRFRNFLGQGLALLVQAIRRATRLAVAMEARGFGSGTRTWARTSTFSRIDAWVLAYGVGLAAAAVAAAAGAGTFNFILS
- a CDS encoding aminodeoxychorismate lyase is translated as MTVLVFLDPAFPSGRVADASVPQLLATDLGATRGDGVFESMLAVDGKPRKVSMHLDRMAASAAALELAFPAPGQWEPAISTALAEFGRVHGEPQAVVKLILTRGPEGADQPTAWVQASPVPASAARQREAGLDVLLLDRGYDSTVAEHAPWLLLGSKTLSYAVNMAAIRYAREHGADDVIFTSSDGKVLEGPTSTVVLATVQNGTKTLLTPELESGILPGTTQGALFQAAENAGWQLGYGPLEPTHLHQADGVWLVSSIRLLAPVKSINAEPIAVSPALTAELAALVETVL
- a CDS encoding low molecular weight protein-tyrosine-phosphatase, which codes for MYRIITVCTGNICRSPMAQFCLTRAVRDAGLEEGVAVDSAGVTGWEAGHPMDPRAAAELQKNGFGEPALDSFRARAFEPEWYRDRNLILALDYGHFTHLEAGAPARERGKIRMLRSFDPAAAGLPPQQQGIEDPWYGDMSDFDSSYALIMAAVPGVVEFVRSALADGP
- a CDS encoding chorismate-binding protein, which gives rise to MPPASARPLLIGIDGFSGAGKTSLALELAAQLRAHRSVALFHLEDVYPGWDGLAAGMDYYRGTVLEPLAAGEEAHWQAWDWQAGRYGPRRTTVPAEIVIFEGVGAAHRAARQLLDAVVWVDAPEAERRERALARDGDTYAPHWNRWAAQEARWAAADPAQAGADLQVATGDSTGRAPLHAYVLRALGSLPLPAPGLGLPQSALQVDAEILDADPDPLQLYSELFDSSGNAVWLDSSDAGTAGAGGSPAERSRFSIMADDGGLLGRYAEHAAGTTRVSHGPVQVAVREPFFRWLHSEWGTASVPQELDCPFALGWVGCLGYGLKRETGGADVPFDVPFDGPDAALVFAGRAVVLDHVLKRVFLLTLKDPWFDGQAGSAAPSSSAAPSSSAALSSSAVDSSSAARSGEAWLESARRAVAASSVRAAASAVAGAPAVAGAPGGPASPQGWRPAGSGPAFSFRDSRADYQAKVRLAQEHIAEGNTYEACLTTQLRAELPEELEPQELLDLYAALRRRSPAPFASFLRLGNLVLAGTSPERFLRISAAGNLRAEPIKGTRPRGGTPAADAELRQDLLRSDKDRAENIMIVDLMRNDLSRLAEPGSVTVPRLCVVESYATVHQLVSTIDARLASGASRAEAIAAAFPAGSMTGAPKSSTMTILDRLEGAARGMYSGAAGYFSLTGAADLSVVIRTLVLSPKPGGVTVLSLGVGGAVTSGSDPEAEWQEVRTKARGVLGSLGSAVPED